CACCCTGCGGGACCGTGAAGGTGCGGGCTCTTGCGCCGGTGTGTGCACGGGCGAAGGAGCGGCACCCGGGTGCGTTCCCCGGACCGTCAGTGTCCGCCGGCCGCTCCTGGCCCACCGGCGCGGTGGGTCTGGAGCCTGTCCACCAGCAGTCCGCTGGCCTCGTTGAGGCCGACCACCTCGACCTCGGCGCCGTGCCGGCGCAGCTTGAGCACCACGCGGTCCAGTGCGGCCACGGCGCTGGTGTCCCACAGGTGGGCATCGCGCAGGTCGATCACTACCCGGGGTGGGGTGTGCAGGTAGTCGAAGCTGTTGGCGAACTGCACCGCCGAGGCGAAGAACACCTGCCCGTGCACCCGGTAGGTACGGATGCCGGGCTGGCTGTCATCGCTCCGCACCTCCAGCAGCGCGCTCACGCGCCGGGCGAAGGACACCGCGGTCAGCAGCACGCCGGCCAGCACGCCCATGGCCAGGTCGCGGGTGGCGACGGTGACGATGACCGTGCCGAGCATGATCAGGTTGGCGGTTCTGGGGTGGGTCCGGAACTCGCGGAAGCTTTTCCAGTGGAAGGTGCCGATGCTGACCATGATCATCACCGCCACCAGCGCCGCCATCGGGATCATCGACACCCACTCCGAGGCGTAGACCACCAGCAACAGCAGCACCACGCCGGCCACCAGGCAGGACAGCCGGCCGCGTCCGCCGGAGCTGACGTTGATCACCGACTGGCCGATCATCGCGCAGCCGGCCATGCCGCCGAAGAAGCCGGTGACCACGTTGGCCAGGCCCTGGCCGGCCGATTCGCGGCGGCGGTCGGTGGGCGTGTCGGTCATGTCCTCGACGATCTGCGCGGTCATCA
This genomic interval from Pseudoxanthomonas suwonensis 11-1 contains the following:
- a CDS encoding SulP family inorganic anion transporter, translated to MSAIYPLREQWFGNVRGDVLSGVLVALALIPEAIAFSIIAGVDPKVGLYASFCIAVVTSIAGGRPGMISAATGAMALVMVDLVRDHGLQYLFAATILAGVLQLLAAALRLNSLMRFVPRSVVIGFVNALAILIFMAQLPELIGMPLPVYAVCAAGLAIIYLLPRITRAVPSALVAIVVLTIAVSLLGLDIRNVGDMGQMPDSLPAFFVPDIAWTWETLRILLPVSATLAVVGLLESLMTAQIVEDMTDTPTDRRRESAGQGLANVVTGFFGGMAGCAMIGQSVINVSSGGRGRLSCLVAGVVLLLLVVYASEWVSMIPMAALVAVMIMVSIGTFHWKSFREFRTHPRTANLIMLGTVIVTVATRDLAMGVLAGVLLTAVSFARRVSALLEVRSDDSQPGIRTYRVHGQVFFASAVQFANSFDYLHTPPRVVIDLRDAHLWDTSAVAALDRVVLKLRRHGAEVEVVGLNEASGLLVDRLQTHRAGGPGAAGGH